A genomic window from Triticum urartu cultivar G1812 chromosome 7, Tu2.1, whole genome shotgun sequence includes:
- the LOC125523152 gene encoding uncharacterized protein LOC125523152: MEVWPDQWMDGDETLAQHPPMDGWGWGDDDGGGGLLSVLADVVDIDVGDGLQHVDIKGCGCDGGAPWQACSPWLAMEGPLLPSLCSGHAHAVFSLLFPQKKYFIFMI, encoded by the exons ATGGAGGTCTGGCCCGACCAATGGATGGATGGGGATGAAACTCTAGCCCAACACCCACCCATGGATGGATGGGGATggggcgacgacgacggcggcggcggccttcTCTCGGTGCTTGCTGATGTGGTGGACATCGACGTCGGTGACGGGTTGCAGCACGTAGACATCAAAG GCTGCGGGTGTGACGGAGGAGCACCATGGCAGGCTTGCAGCCCATGGCTCGCTATGGAAGGCCCTTTGCTTCCCTCTCTCTGTTCGGGCCATGCTCATGCAGTCTTTTCTCTTCTCTTCCCGCAAAAAAAGTATTTTATCTTCATGATCTGA